A region of uncultured Anaeromusa sp. DNA encodes the following proteins:
- the thyX gene encoding FAD-dependent thymidylate synthase has protein sequence MQVKLMQYTPEPERTVAMAARLCYSAVGAEELAEKMSQSQVAGLVKKIVELGHLSTLEHVNFTFAVEGISRVLSHQLVRHRIASYSQQSQRYVGEHDFEAIVPPTIAARPEAAAKFAALMAQIRTGYEELTAMGVPKEDARYVLANATETKVVITMNARTLLHFFSLRCCMRAQWEIRAMAEAMLKEARQAAPLLFAKAGPTCIAAGYCSEGKMSCGRAKPLPTQS, from the coding sequence ATGCAAGTAAAATTGATGCAATATACGCCGGAACCAGAGCGGACAGTGGCTATGGCCGCTCGTTTGTGCTACTCGGCTGTCGGCGCGGAAGAGTTGGCAGAAAAAATGAGCCAGTCCCAAGTAGCAGGACTGGTAAAGAAGATTGTCGAGCTGGGACATTTGTCCACGTTGGAACATGTGAATTTCACATTTGCCGTTGAAGGAATTTCGCGGGTCTTGAGCCACCAGTTGGTCCGGCACCGCATTGCCTCGTATTCGCAGCAATCACAGCGTTATGTGGGCGAACATGATTTTGAGGCCATTGTACCGCCGACGATTGCTGCGCGCCCGGAAGCAGCGGCAAAGTTTGCAGCTTTGATGGCGCAGATACGCACGGGTTATGAAGAACTGACCGCTATGGGGGTTCCTAAAGAGGACGCACGGTATGTGTTGGCCAATGCGACGGAAACCAAAGTGGTCATCACCATGAATGCCAGAACTTTATTGCATTTCTTTTCGCTGCGTTGCTGTATGCGGGCGCAGTGGGAGATTCGGGCTATGGCGGAAGCTATGCTGAAAGAGGCGCGCCAGGCGGCGCCGTTGCTCTTTGCTAAAGCAGGGCCGACTTGTATAGCGGCTGGCTATTGTAGTGAAGGGAAAATGAGCTGCGGGCGGGCTAAACCGTTGCCGACGCAAAGTTGA
- a CDS encoding PIN/TRAM domain-containing protein, whose amino-acid sequence MLDRVLRFVITGLGVIAGLLTMAEWINQVLAVLVSAEVLRMGLFGSTLATILSLLAGAFVGGLLGFLLSPLFVRYLWRINDWVEARLNKMPLNDVLAGAAGLSIGLILSNLISSSFLPIPIIGKYIPIVLSIFLGYLGMNIAVRKRDELGFLVSYLPWLNKGEKASKQQVPQADVCAPKILDTSVIIDGRIADICQSGFVEGRLLVPIFVLEELQHIADSSDPLKRNRGRRGLDILNRMQKELGLAVQIDNRNYEEIAEVDSRLIQLAKETSGKILTNDFNLNKVAVLHGVAVLNINELANAVKPVVLPGEEMHVHLVKDGKEFGQGVAYLDDGTMIVVDGGKKYVGEHLEVLVTSVLQTAAGRMIFAKLKNGERGA is encoded by the coding sequence ATGCTGGATAGAGTATTGCGCTTTGTAATTACTGGCTTGGGCGTGATCGCAGGCCTTTTGACCATGGCGGAATGGATCAATCAGGTTCTGGCAGTGTTGGTTAGCGCGGAAGTGTTGCGTATGGGCTTGTTCGGCAGTACGCTGGCTACGATTTTATCCTTGCTTGCCGGCGCTTTTGTGGGCGGCTTGTTAGGTTTTCTTCTATCTCCGCTTTTTGTCCGTTACTTATGGCGCATAAACGATTGGGTGGAAGCGCGGTTGAACAAGATGCCGTTAAACGACGTATTGGCGGGAGCGGCTGGTTTGTCTATCGGACTTATACTTTCTAACTTAATTAGTTCTTCTTTTTTACCGATTCCGATTATTGGTAAGTACATTCCTATTGTTTTGAGTATCTTTCTGGGCTATTTAGGTATGAATATTGCTGTGCGCAAACGGGACGAGCTTGGCTTTTTGGTATCCTATCTGCCCTGGCTGAATAAAGGGGAAAAGGCGTCAAAGCAGCAGGTGCCGCAGGCGGATGTCTGCGCACCGAAGATTCTCGATACGAGCGTTATTATTGACGGACGTATTGCGGATATCTGTCAAAGCGGCTTTGTAGAAGGCCGGTTGCTGGTGCCGATTTTCGTATTAGAGGAGCTGCAGCATATTGCGGATTCTTCAGATCCGCTGAAACGCAACCGGGGACGCAGGGGCCTTGATATTTTAAATCGCATGCAAAAAGAATTGGGGCTGGCTGTACAGATCGACAACCGCAACTACGAAGAAATTGCGGAAGTGGATTCGCGGCTAATTCAACTGGCCAAGGAAACGAGCGGCAAGATTTTGACTAATGACTTCAACTTGAACAAGGTGGCTGTGTTGCACGGCGTTGCGGTCTTGAACATTAATGAACTGGCCAATGCGGTCAAACCGGTGGTTTTGCCTGGTGAGGAAATGCATGTGCATTTGGTCAAAGATGGCAAGGAATTCGGCCAGGGAGTGGCCTATCTTGACGACGGCACCATGATTGTTGTCGACGGCGGGAAAAAATATGTAGGCGAGCATTTGGAGGTTTTGGTAACATCGGTGCTACAAACTGCAGCGGGCCGTATGATTTTTGCCAAATTGAAGAATGGAGAAAGAGGCGCTTAA
- the rlmB gene encoding 23S rRNA (guanosine(2251)-2'-O)-methyltransferase RlmB codes for MEDVIAGRNSVGEALKSGRPLNKLLIAKGERQGSIRELAGIAKDKGILVQEVEPQRLAQLAPGQRHQGIVAMASPVEYAEVEDILAAAEAKGEAPLIVVLDELEDPHNLGAVLRSVDAAGAHGVIIPKRRSCPLSTTVAKTSAGAVEYVPVARVANLVQTLDKLKKAGVWIAGCDMDGTENYFEASLKGPLALVIGGEGQGMGRLVKEHCDFLVRIPMQGHVNSLNASVACSLVLYEAVRQRLRSV; via the coding sequence ATGGAAGATGTAATTGCTGGGCGTAACAGCGTCGGCGAAGCGCTGAAAAGCGGCAGGCCCTTGAATAAACTACTTATCGCCAAAGGCGAGCGACAGGGGTCCATTAGAGAGCTGGCGGGAATCGCCAAAGATAAAGGCATTCTGGTGCAGGAAGTGGAGCCGCAGCGGTTGGCGCAACTGGCTCCAGGCCAGCGACATCAAGGAATAGTGGCAATGGCCTCGCCGGTAGAGTATGCTGAAGTGGAGGATATTTTAGCAGCGGCTGAAGCCAAAGGGGAAGCGCCCTTGATTGTGGTGCTGGATGAATTGGAAGATCCGCATAACTTAGGGGCTGTTTTGCGTAGTGTTGACGCCGCTGGCGCTCACGGGGTTATTATCCCCAAACGGCGCAGCTGTCCATTGTCGACTACGGTAGCTAAAACGTCCGCAGGTGCTGTGGAATATGTTCCTGTTGCCAGGGTGGCCAATTTAGTGCAGACTCTGGATAAACTGAAAAAAGCCGGCGTGTGGATAGCTGGCTGTGATATGGATGGTACGGAGAACTATTTTGAAGCGTCTCTTAAAGGGCCGTTGGCGTTAGTGATTGGCGGCGAAGGACAAGGGATGGGACGGCTCGTGAAAGAACACTGCGATTTTTTAGTGCGCATTCCTATGCAAGGACATGTCAATTCGCTGAATGCGTCGGTGGCCTGCTCTCTTGTTTTGTATGAAGCTGTGCGACAGCGTCTGCGAAGCGTCTGA
- a CDS encoding ribonuclease III domain-containing protein: MKFSQFQFLKNRLLQDAGGEPTLTEQAHPLVLAYVGDAYYTLYVRLRLLEKEQRQVRVVHEAGMRLVSAVYQSKAYEVLKEDLTETEGAVARRGRNTKASVPKSASVKEYRQSTALEALFGYLLLSGQEERLEKLAEQSFAIAFAALQAGMEGKDECK, translated from the coding sequence ATGAAATTTTCACAGTTTCAATTTTTAAAGAACCGCTTGCTTCAGGATGCAGGCGGGGAACCGACTTTGACAGAGCAGGCCCACCCTTTGGTGCTGGCTTATGTGGGGGATGCTTACTATACCCTTTATGTAAGACTGCGGTTGTTGGAAAAGGAACAGCGCCAGGTTCGGGTGGTTCACGAAGCAGGCATGCGGCTGGTTTCGGCTGTATATCAGTCAAAGGCCTACGAGGTGTTGAAAGAAGACTTAACAGAAACAGAAGGAGCTGTGGCCAGAAGGGGGCGGAATACTAAAGCCTCCGTGCCGAAAAGCGCCAGTGTTAAGGAGTACCGACAAAGCACGGCGCTAGAGGCTCTTTTTGGTTATTTGCTGCTTTCGGGGCAGGAGGAACGCCTGGAAAAATTGGCGGAGCAGTCTTTTGCGATTGCCTTTGCCGCCTTGCAGGCAGGAATGGAAGGAAAAGACGAATGCAAGTAA
- the gltX gene encoding glutamate--tRNA ligase: protein MVEKEMRLRFAPSPTGPFHIGGARSALFNWLLARKHGGKLVLRIEDTDLERSSKESEENIKAALRWLGMDWDEGPEVGGPYGPYYQTQRLDIYRQYTEQLLASGQAYHCYCTEEELETERQALLAKGETPRYGGRCRNLSEEEKAAMEAAGRKPVVRFRVPEGQDIVFQDMVRETVRFEAAGVGDFVIVKSDGIPVYNYAVVIDDMLMKITHVIRAEEHLSNTPRQWLLYKALGFEAPQFGHISLILGKDRSKMSKRHGATSVEQYRQLGYLPEAIVNFLALLGWAPPGEEELFTSQELIEKFSMDRVAKNPAVFDVDKLNYINACYLKKLTLAELTDLVLPHLVKAGYVQEALNEEQRAWVEQMVEALRDYISYGAEIVNHAAVFFQDEIDFENEDAHEILRDADVPPVMDLFKTKLLALETVDAPAIKALLKSITKELKLGGKKVFMPVRVALTGCMHGPELIHIVPLIGRERTLARMERMLAKI, encoded by the coding sequence ATGGTAGAGAAAGAAATGCGGCTGCGTTTTGCGCCGAGTCCTACGGGACCGTTTCATATCGGCGGCGCCCGTTCGGCGTTATTTAATTGGCTGTTGGCTCGCAAGCACGGCGGTAAGCTGGTGTTGCGTATTGAGGATACGGATCTGGAACGGTCCTCCAAAGAATCGGAAGAAAACATCAAAGCAGCGTTGCGCTGGCTGGGTATGGATTGGGATGAAGGCCCAGAAGTAGGCGGTCCTTACGGGCCCTATTATCAGACGCAGCGTTTGGATATTTATCGTCAGTATACGGAGCAGCTATTGGCTTCCGGGCAGGCATACCATTGCTATTGTACGGAAGAAGAGCTGGAAACGGAACGTCAAGCGTTGCTGGCTAAGGGCGAAACACCTCGTTATGGCGGACGCTGTCGTAATCTTTCGGAAGAAGAAAAAGCGGCAATGGAAGCGGCAGGACGTAAGCCGGTTGTTCGCTTCCGCGTTCCTGAAGGACAGGATATTGTTTTTCAAGACATGGTTCGTGAAACGGTGCGTTTTGAGGCGGCTGGCGTAGGCGATTTTGTTATTGTGAAATCGGATGGCATTCCTGTGTATAACTATGCCGTGGTAATTGATGACATGCTGATGAAAATTACCCATGTTATTCGGGCGGAAGAGCATCTATCCAATACTCCACGCCAATGGCTCCTTTACAAAGCGCTTGGGTTTGAAGCACCGCAGTTTGGACATATTTCTTTGATTTTGGGTAAGGATCGCTCGAAGATGAGTAAGCGTCATGGAGCGACTTCAGTGGAACAGTATCGCCAACTGGGCTATTTGCCGGAAGCAATTGTGAATTTCTTGGCCCTCTTAGGCTGGGCTCCTCCTGGAGAGGAAGAGCTTTTTACCAGTCAGGAACTGATCGAAAAATTTTCCATGGATCGGGTGGCAAAAAATCCAGCCGTGTTCGATGTGGACAAACTGAACTACATTAATGCCTGCTACTTGAAGAAGCTGACGTTGGCGGAACTTACCGACTTGGTGCTGCCGCATTTGGTGAAAGCTGGTTATGTACAGGAAGCACTGAATGAAGAACAGCGAGCTTGGGTAGAGCAGATGGTAGAAGCTTTGCGGGACTATATCAGCTACGGTGCGGAGATTGTCAACCATGCGGCTGTTTTCTTTCAAGATGAGATTGACTTTGAAAACGAAGACGCTCACGAAATTTTGCGTGATGCCGATGTGCCGCCTGTGATGGACTTGTTTAAGACGAAATTGTTGGCGTTGGAGACCGTAGATGCCCCGGCGATAAAAGCGTTGCTGAAAAGCATCACTAAGGAATTGAAGCTGGGCGGCAAAAAGGTATTTATGCCGGTGCGCGTAGCCTTGACCGGGTGTATGCACGGACCGGAGCTCATTCATATTGTGCCTCTGATTGGGCGGGAACGTACACTGGCCCGGATGGAGCGCATGCTGGCAAAAATCTGA
- the cysE gene encoding serine O-acetyltransferase, producing MFKRIKQDIQVVFERDPAARSVLEVLLCYSGLHAIWLHRISNRLFLGGWIVAARLVSNFARFLTGIEIHPGATLGEGLFIDHGTGIVIGETAEIGDNVTLYQGVTLGGTGKEKGKRHPTVGNNVVIASGAKVLGSFKVGDNSKIGAGSVVLKEVPPNSTVVGIPGRIVWHEGRRIDNNQNVDLIDLDHNDLPDPIVEMMMCMQRNMHRMEKRIDELEGELKKK from the coding sequence ATGTTCAAACGCATCAAGCAAGATATTCAGGTTGTTTTTGAACGCGATCCGGCGGCGCGGAGCGTGCTAGAAGTGCTTCTTTGCTACTCCGGTTTGCATGCGATTTGGCTGCATCGGATTTCGAACCGGTTGTTTCTTGGCGGCTGGATTGTAGCGGCGCGCTTGGTTTCTAATTTTGCACGTTTTTTGACAGGCATAGAAATTCATCCGGGGGCAACTCTTGGTGAAGGCTTGTTCATTGACCACGGTACAGGCATTGTGATTGGTGAAACTGCGGAAATTGGCGATAATGTCACCTTGTATCAAGGCGTTACTTTAGGCGGAACAGGCAAAGAAAAAGGCAAACGTCATCCTACAGTGGGAAACAATGTTGTTATTGCCAGTGGAGCCAAAGTATTAGGGTCGTTCAAGGTGGGAGACAATTCTAAAATCGGCGCTGGATCGGTAGTGCTCAAGGAAGTGCCTCCCAATTCGACAGTAGTGGGCATTCCCGGGCGCATTGTTTGGCATGAAGGGCGTCGGATTGACAATAATCAGAACGTAGACCTCATCGATTTGGATCATAATGACTTGCCGGATCCAATTGTAGAAATGATGATGTGCATGCAGCGCAATATGCATCGCATGGAAAAACGCATTGACGAATTAGAAGGGGAGCTGAAGAAGAAATGA
- the cysS gene encoding cysteine--tRNA ligase, whose product MNLRVYNTLTKQKEAFVPLEEGKVKMYVCGVTPYNHPHIGNARPFVTWDVIRRYLEHQGWEVMHVQNFTDVDDKIIRTANEEKVPWHAISERYIASYFEVMDKLNVRRAAIYPKVSTHMQEIIDMVAKLVKDGFAYVVDGDVYYAVEKFEDYGKLSGRSLDDMKAGARVEVDQRKCHPMDFALWKSAKPGEPSWQSPWGAGRPGWHIECSAMSHKYLGEQFDFHGGGSDLIFPHHENEVAQSEAFTGVTPFVRYWLHNGFITVNQEKMSKSLGNFFLVQDILAHYAPEVLRFFILSTHYRSPLDFSDERLTEAERALERLATVKRNLAELTAAATTDCGGAGAEQLLAAAKKARDEFYAAMDDDFNTALAISTFFTFGKEVNSYQALVASGKEVASAKASVAATAVFTLLEDVLGIVPATAENVAEDNGLVDGLMELVLELRQQARQNKDWGMADRIRDALQAMEVVIEDSPQGTRWKRK is encoded by the coding sequence ATGAACTTGCGTGTATATAATACATTAACCAAACAGAAAGAAGCCTTTGTTCCGTTGGAAGAAGGAAAAGTAAAAATGTATGTTTGCGGCGTTACGCCGTACAATCATCCGCATATCGGTAATGCACGGCCGTTTGTAACTTGGGACGTCATCCGCCGCTATTTAGAGCACCAAGGGTGGGAAGTGATGCATGTGCAGAACTTCACCGATGTGGATGATAAGATTATTCGGACTGCCAATGAGGAGAAAGTACCTTGGCATGCTATTTCCGAGCGTTATATCGCCAGCTATTTTGAAGTGATGGACAAGCTGAATGTGCGTCGTGCAGCGATCTATCCCAAGGTGTCCACACATATGCAGGAAATCATTGATATGGTGGCTAAGCTGGTAAAAGACGGCTTTGCCTATGTTGTTGATGGTGATGTTTACTATGCCGTAGAAAAATTTGAGGATTATGGCAAGTTGAGCGGACGCTCGCTGGACGACATGAAAGCTGGCGCTCGAGTAGAGGTAGACCAGCGCAAGTGCCATCCCATGGATTTTGCTTTGTGGAAAAGCGCCAAACCTGGTGAGCCTTCGTGGCAAAGTCCTTGGGGTGCAGGTCGTCCAGGTTGGCATATTGAATGCTCGGCTATGTCGCATAAATATTTGGGCGAACAATTTGATTTTCACGGCGGTGGCAGTGATTTGATTTTTCCGCATCATGAAAATGAAGTGGCTCAGTCGGAAGCTTTTACAGGGGTGACGCCGTTTGTACGCTATTGGCTGCATAATGGCTTTATTACAGTGAACCAAGAAAAAATGAGCAAATCCTTGGGCAATTTCTTTTTGGTTCAAGATATTTTGGCGCATTATGCGCCGGAAGTGCTGCGTTTCTTCATTTTATCCACTCATTACCGCAGCCCTTTGGATTTCAGTGATGAACGCCTGACCGAAGCGGAACGGGCTTTGGAACGACTGGCGACAGTGAAACGAAACCTGGCGGAGCTAACGGCGGCCGCTACGACAGACTGTGGCGGCGCTGGCGCTGAGCAACTGTTGGCGGCGGCGAAGAAAGCCAGAGACGAATTTTACGCGGCGATGGATGATGATTTCAATACGGCTTTGGCCATTAGTACATTTTTCACCTTCGGTAAAGAAGTCAATTCGTATCAGGCGCTGGTGGCGTCCGGTAAGGAAGTGGCTTCTGCCAAAGCGAGCGTTGCGGCAACCGCGGTATTTACTCTATTGGAAGACGTGCTGGGCATTGTACCTGCAACGGCGGAAAATGTGGCCGAAGACAATGGTTTGGTAGACGGCTTGATGGAATTGGTGCTGGAGTTACGCCAACAGGCTCGTCAGAATAAGGATTGGGGTATGGCGGACCGCATTCGGGACGCTCTGCAAGCCATGGAAGTTGTCATTGAAGATTCTCCGCAGGGAACGCGGTGGAAGCGCAAATGA
- the ispD gene encoding 2-C-methyl-D-erythritol 4-phosphate cytidylyltransferase, protein MNIAVLAAAGQGKRMGGGSNKAFLPLLSRPMLLRSAQALSASNKIDEMIIVAAPEEESEVRRILSQDASLKPWQVVAGGSERQYSIANALKALPNGTDYVAVHDAARPLVLPESVTAVVEAARRQRAAGLAVPVKDTIKESDSCGCVVATPPRERLWAIQTPQVFEAALLRQAYDQAAAEGFLGTDDASLVERLGVPVHLVQGEYSNLKVTTPEDLVVAEAILQQRGEERQVEWRTGMGYDVHRLVPGRKLILGGVDIPHSLGLDGHSDADVLLHALKDALLGAAGLGDIGRHFPDTEAQYRGISSLLLLEKVQTLLEQAGWAVNNVDVTVAAQRPKLAPHIPQMVKNVAAVLKVSEERVNIKATTTEKLGFVGTEEGMSAYAVAMLKK, encoded by the coding sequence ATGAATATAGCTGTTTTAGCTGCGGCAGGACAGGGGAAGCGCATGGGCGGGGGGAGCAATAAGGCTTTTCTCCCGCTTCTTTCACGTCCTATGCTGTTGCGCAGTGCCCAGGCTTTGTCGGCCAGCAATAAAATTGATGAAATGATTATCGTAGCAGCGCCGGAAGAAGAATCTGAGGTCAGACGCATTCTATCGCAGGATGCCTCTTTAAAACCCTGGCAGGTAGTAGCTGGCGGCAGCGAGAGGCAATATTCCATTGCCAATGCCCTCAAGGCTCTTCCTAATGGAACTGATTATGTGGCGGTGCATGACGCAGCGCGGCCCTTGGTACTGCCGGAATCGGTCACAGCTGTGGTGGAAGCGGCGCGGCGGCAGCGGGCGGCCGGCTTGGCAGTGCCGGTCAAGGATACAATCAAAGAAAGCGATTCGTGTGGTTGTGTAGTGGCGACTCCGCCGCGGGAACGACTATGGGCTATCCAGACACCCCAAGTATTTGAAGCGGCGCTGTTGCGTCAGGCCTATGACCAGGCTGCGGCAGAGGGTTTCTTAGGGACCGACGACGCTTCGTTGGTAGAGCGTTTGGGAGTGCCTGTGCATTTGGTTCAGGGAGAGTACAGCAATTTAAAGGTTACGACGCCAGAGGATTTGGTTGTGGCGGAAGCTATCTTGCAGCAACGCGGGGAGGAAAGGCAAGTGGAGTGGAGAACAGGCATGGGCTATGACGTGCACCGGCTGGTGCCGGGGCGCAAACTGATTTTGGGCGGTGTAGACATTCCCCATTCGTTGGGCTTAGACGGCCATTCTGATGCGGATGTGTTGCTGCATGCCTTAAAGGACGCGCTGTTGGGTGCGGCGGGCCTGGGCGACATTGGCCGCCATTTTCCGGATACCGAGGCACAGTATCGCGGTATTTCTAGTTTGTTGCTGCTGGAGAAGGTACAGACCTTGCTGGAGCAGGCCGGGTGGGCGGTTAACAATGTAGATGTAACCGTAGCGGCGCAGCGGCCAAAGCTGGCGCCGCATATTCCGCAAATGGTTAAAAATGTAGCGGCGGTATTGAAGGTATCCGAAGAACGTGTCAATATCAAAGCTACAACGACAGAAAAATTGGGCTTTGTAGGAACCGAGGAAGGCATGTCCGCCTATGCGGTAGCCATGCTTAAAAAATAG
- a CDS encoding PfkB family carbohydrate kinase codes for MGTVAVFGTVFVDCKGFAQKAYNPQGRNLGHIEFFHGGVARNVAENLAHLGAEVRFVSTVDESALAEEVCSRLRAAGVDMQCVPAVGRGMGMWLAVLGANGDLLGSISQMPDLTALSELIQEQGSALLEKTQHVVLELDLNAALTLRVLELAAVQGVPVHGIPGNLSVVLEKPDILPKLASFICNDVEAGRLLKRELSVLEPEEIAKELRAYADAQGLQSMVITLGARGAVYYDAVCQKVGYQPVFKTDVVDSTGAGDAFFSGTVYGLTAGKTLGQAVICGTQVAAWTIACAENTCPDLSKRKGSSALFRK; via the coding sequence ATGGGAACCGTGGCCGTATTTGGCACTGTATTTGTTGATTGCAAAGGCTTTGCGCAAAAAGCCTATAATCCCCAGGGACGCAACTTGGGACACATAGAGTTTTTTCATGGCGGCGTAGCGCGAAATGTCGCGGAAAATTTAGCGCATTTGGGAGCGGAAGTACGTTTTGTCAGCACGGTTGACGAAAGCGCTCTGGCGGAAGAAGTTTGCAGCCGCCTGCGAGCGGCGGGGGTGGACATGCAATGCGTGCCGGCGGTAGGCCGGGGGATGGGAATGTGGCTGGCTGTTTTGGGGGCGAATGGCGACCTTTTGGGATCCATTTCCCAGATGCCCGATTTAACGGCGCTGAGCGAGCTTATACAAGAACAGGGAAGCGCGTTGCTGGAAAAGACACAGCATGTGGTGCTGGAGCTGGATTTGAATGCAGCCTTGACGTTGCGCGTGCTGGAGCTGGCGGCAGTGCAAGGGGTGCCGGTACACGGTATTCCGGGCAACCTGTCTGTTGTTTTGGAAAAACCAGATATTTTGCCGAAACTGGCTTCCTTTATTTGCAATGACGTTGAGGCAGGCAGGCTGCTGAAACGGGAATTGTCCGTGCTGGAACCGGAAGAAATCGCCAAAGAACTTCGTGCGTATGCGGATGCCCAAGGCCTACAGTCCATGGTTATCACGCTGGGTGCCAGAGGGGCTGTCTATTATGATGCGGTTTGCCAGAAGGTGGGTTATCAACCGGTATTTAAGACCGATGTGGTTGACTCCACCGGTGCAGGGGACGCCTTTTTTTCCGGTACGGTTTATGGCTTGACGGCAGGAAAAACATTAGGGCAGGCGGTTATCTGCGGTACCCAGGTTGCGGCCTGGACGATTGCCTGCGCAGAAAATACCTGTCCTGATTTGTCAAAAAGAAAAGGCTCTTCGGCGCTTTTTAGAAAGTGA
- the radA gene encoding DNA repair protein RadA codes for MAKDKIRYVCQTCGYDSSKWLGKCPECEAWNSFSEEVLRKEASRPGLGSVTAAVSRPCPITEVDISALPRMSTGSGEMDRVLGGGLVPGSLLLVGGDPGIGKSTLLLQVAAHLSQGEAPVLYVSGEESAAQTRMRAERLGRLQPRLWVQNETRLDDVLRTAQECKPALLVIDSIQTMYCPELPSAPGSVGQVRECTGRLLRLAKEEGISIAIIGHVTKDGQIAGPRLLEHMVDVVLYFEGERSYTFRVLRAIKNRFGSTQESGLFAMEEDGLVEVENPSAVLLAERPVNSPGSVVLAHLEGVRPLLLEVQALVSTTCFGMPRRTAAGFDYNRTLLLLAVLEKRVGMVLGDQDVYVNTIGGIRMAEPAADLAVAVAIASSFRNRPVDPHTVVMGEVGLTGEIRMVPRAELRIQEAWKMGFRRFVLPAGNLTALKQRKAEAEYIGVRQVAEALAAVLQ; via the coding sequence ATGGCAAAAGATAAAATTCGCTATGTATGTCAGACTTGCGGCTATGATTCTAGCAAGTGGCTGGGAAAATGTCCAGAGTGCGAGGCGTGGAACTCTTTTAGTGAGGAAGTGCTCCGCAAAGAAGCTAGCCGGCCTGGGTTGGGAAGTGTCACTGCGGCAGTATCCCGGCCATGTCCGATTACCGAAGTCGATATCAGCGCGCTGCCTCGCATGTCTACCGGCAGCGGTGAAATGGACCGGGTTCTGGGCGGTGGTTTGGTTCCTGGTTCGTTGCTGCTTGTGGGGGGGGACCCGGGGATTGGTAAATCCACGCTGCTGTTACAGGTGGCGGCGCATTTAAGCCAGGGTGAGGCGCCGGTGCTTTATGTTTCCGGTGAGGAGTCGGCGGCGCAAACTAGAATGCGGGCCGAACGATTGGGGCGTCTGCAGCCGCGTTTATGGGTGCAGAACGAGACTCGCTTGGATGATGTTTTGCGTACAGCGCAGGAGTGCAAACCGGCTTTATTGGTGATAGATTCTATTCAGACTATGTATTGTCCGGAACTTCCCAGTGCGCCCGGTAGTGTTGGTCAAGTGCGCGAATGTACAGGCAGGCTGTTGCGGCTAGCTAAGGAGGAAGGTATTTCCATCGCTATTATCGGCCATGTAACGAAGGACGGTCAAATTGCCGGGCCGCGCTTGTTGGAGCATATGGTGGACGTGGTGTTGTATTTTGAAGGGGAGCGCAGTTACACTTTCCGCGTGCTGCGGGCCATTAAGAATCGGTTTGGCTCTACTCAGGAAAGCGGTCTTTTTGCCATGGAAGAAGACGGGTTGGTCGAGGTGGAAAATCCTTCAGCCGTGCTGCTGGCGGAGCGGCCTGTTAATTCGCCGGGATCCGTCGTCTTGGCGCACCTAGAGGGCGTTCGGCCACTGTTACTCGAAGTGCAGGCTCTTGTCAGCACTACTTGCTTTGGCATGCCGCGGCGGACAGCAGCCGGTTTTGACTACAATCGAACGCTGCTTCTGCTGGCAGTCTTGGAAAAACGAGTTGGCATGGTGCTGGGAGATCAGGATGTATATGTCAACACGATCGGCGGCATCCGCATGGCGGAGCCTGCAGCGGACTTGGCAGTTGCAGTGGCCATCGCTTCCAGTTTTCGCAATCGTCCTGTTGATCCACATACGGTGGTGATGGGAGAAGTTGGTTTGACCGGAGAAATACGCATGGTTCCTCGGGCGGAGTTGCGTATTCAGGAGGCGTGGAAAATGGGTTTTCGCCGGTTTGTGTTGCCTGCAGGCAACCTGACAGCGTTAAAACAGCGCAAAGCGGAAGCTGAGTATATTGGTGTTAGGCAGGTAGCGGAAGCATTGGCCGCTGTGTTACAATAA
- a CDS encoding rubredoxin-like domain-containing protein, translated as MKTYIRCKACGYIMDESHLKDVCPACNLPKTVFEPYTKKISPQRKFLLDQHFHPIAVHFPQVFMALIVSMLGLSWLVAEPLRNEFLIVAKISLIALPFSVFFGFITGLYDGNLRFKTVKTPILKSKILVGAVFQGLSFLMLWLYLANGFTPSNIVALIALGLVSTGCAIYLGRVGSPMFDSFLPG; from the coding sequence ATGAAAACCTATATCCGATGCAAAGCTTGCGGTTACATCATGGATGAAAGTCATTTAAAAGACGTTTGCCCTGCATGCAATCTGCCTAAAACCGTATTTGAACCGTATACCAAAAAAATTTCTCCACAGCGAAAATTTTTACTTGATCAACATTTCCATCCTATTGCAGTACACTTTCCCCAGGTTTTCATGGCACTTATCGTATCCATGCTGGGGCTTTCTTGGCTTGTTGCCGAACCGCTGCGTAATGAATTCCTCATTGTGGCAAAAATTTCTTTGATCGCCCTGCCTTTTTCGGTATTCTTCGGCTTTATCACCGGACTGTACGATGGCAATTTACGGTTTAAAACAGTTAAAACGCCTATTTTAAAAAGCAAAATACTCGTGGGCGCCGTCTTTCAAGGCCTATCATTCCTGATGCTCTGGCTTTACTTAGCCAATGGCTTTACACCCTCCAACATAGTAGCGCTAATCGCTCTTGGCCTAGTTAGCACCGGCTGCGCCATTTATCTTGGCCGCGTGGGTTCCCCCATGTTTGACTCGTTCCTGCCAGGATAA